Proteins from a single region of Bacteroidetes bacterium SB0662_bin_6:
- the gatA gene encoding Asp-tRNA(Asn)/Glu-tRNA(Gln) amidotransferase subunit GatA, with translation MTPFADARKALRNGETDCERLVSSFFARIRAQNDRVNAFVSVDEQDALAQARHLDRLTGAGPELPLKGMVMGIKDVICMKGRPATCSSRMLEHFESLYDATVIERLRAAGAIFVGKTNCDEFAMGSSNETSYFGPVRNPANPDYIPGGSSGGSAAAVAAGMCHMALGTDTGGSIRQPAAHCGVVGLKPTYGRVSRYGLVAFASSFDCMGPIGQCVEDCALLLNHMAGQDERDSTSAPMDVPDYTQSLTGDIRGMRIGLPKEYFADGLDAGIRGMIEECVRGLEREGAVVQDVSLPRTEYGIATYYILTTAEASSNLARYDGIRYGHRASLDELLETMQNEREELALAMETASGADVEALKDRLEDDPMLHRFYMASRTEGFGDEVKRRIMLGAYVLSSGYYEAYYAKGQQVRTLIRNDFDTVFKQVDALIAPATPTPPFRIGSKTDDPMAMYLSDIYTVTANLAGIPGLVVPLGLHPEAPHLPVGMQILGPHFGEETIFRAGDMVERLYGRTPGRA, from the coding sequence ATGACTCCATTTGCGGACGCCCGGAAAGCTTTACGGAACGGAGAGACCGATTGCGAACGATTGGTCTCTTCTTTTTTTGCGCGCATTCGGGCGCAAAACGATCGGGTCAACGCCTTCGTTTCGGTGGATGAGCAGGATGCCCTTGCACAGGCTCGCCACCTTGACCGGTTGACGGGCGCCGGCCCGGAGTTGCCTCTGAAGGGCATGGTTATGGGCATCAAGGACGTGATCTGTATGAAGGGGCGGCCTGCCACCTGTTCGTCCCGTATGCTCGAGCATTTCGAGTCGCTGTATGACGCCACGGTCATCGAACGCCTGCGGGCCGCGGGTGCGATTTTCGTCGGGAAAACGAACTGTGACGAGTTTGCGATGGGTTCATCCAACGAGACCTCGTATTTCGGTCCGGTCAGAAATCCGGCGAACCCCGACTACATTCCCGGCGGCTCTTCCGGAGGGTCCGCCGCCGCCGTCGCGGCCGGGATGTGCCATATGGCGCTGGGCACCGATACGGGCGGATCCATTCGCCAGCCTGCGGCGCATTGCGGAGTGGTTGGTCTGAAACCTACCTACGGGCGCGTGTCCCGGTATGGCCTGGTGGCCTTTGCTTCTTCCTTCGATTGCATGGGGCCGATCGGGCAATGCGTGGAAGACTGCGCGCTTCTCCTGAACCATATGGCGGGGCAGGACGAACGGGATTCCACCAGTGCGCCGATGGACGTGCCCGACTACACGCAATCGCTTACAGGGGATATCCGGGGCATGCGTATCGGATTGCCGAAAGAGTACTTTGCCGACGGACTCGATGCGGGGATACGGGGGATGATCGAGGAATGCGTACGCGGTCTCGAACGCGAGGGCGCTGTGGTGCAGGATGTGTCGCTGCCTCGTACAGAGTACGGCATCGCTACGTATTACATTCTGACCACCGCCGAAGCCTCCAGCAATCTGGCCCGGTATGACGGCATCCGGTATGGTCACCGCGCATCGCTCGACGAGCTCCTTGAAACCATGCAAAACGAGCGGGAGGAACTGGCATTGGCCATGGAAACTGCTTCCGGGGCAGATGTAGAAGCGCTTAAGGATCGCCTGGAGGATGACCCCATGCTTCACCGTTTTTATATGGCTTCCCGGACGGAGGGCTTCGGGGATGAGGTCAAGCGGCGGATCATGCTTGGCGCCTACGTGCTCTCTTCCGGATACTACGAGGCCTATTATGCGAAAGGACAGCAGGTACGGACCCTGATTCGGAACGATTTCGATACGGTCTTCAAGCAAGTGGATGCACTCATTGCGCCGGCAACGCCCACGCCCCCTTTCCGCATCGGCAGTAAGACGGATGATCCTATGGCCATGTATCTCAGCGACATTTACACGGTAACCGCCAACCTTGCGGGGATTCCCGGCCTGGTCGTACCCCTCGGTTTGCACCCGGAAGCGCCCCATTTGCCCGTGGGTATGCAGATCCTGGGGCCGCACTTCGGCGAAGAGACGATATTCCGTGCCG
- a CDS encoding MGMT family protein — translation MSVSRENDFFERVWAVVDRIPCGKVTTYGHIAGYLGARSAARTVGWALGAAAGAMLPCHRVVNRFGTLTGKMRFGGPHVMEERLRAEGVTFDEDGCVVLEAHLWDPSEESEYPQS, via the coding sequence ATGAGCGTCTCCCGGGAAAACGATTTCTTCGAACGGGTCTGGGCCGTGGTGGACCGGATCCCTTGCGGTAAAGTTACGACCTACGGGCATATCGCAGGATATCTCGGTGCGCGTTCCGCTGCCCGCACGGTCGGCTGGGCCCTGGGTGCGGCGGCGGGCGCCATGCTTCCTTGCCACCGCGTCGTCAACCGCTTCGGCACCCTGACCGGCAAAATGCGTTTTGGAGGACCGCATGTCATGGAAGAACGTCTGCGTGCCGAGGGAGTGACCTTCGACGAGGATGGATGTGTCGTGCTGGAAGCGCATCTGTGGGATCCGTCCGAGGAATCAGAGTATCCTCAATCATGA
- the aroA gene encoding 3-phosphoshikimate 1-carboxyvinyltransferase, whose translation MRSFFQGNPYDSRFVNIRYDKASDRAVVTRCIQVDGIVDPPPDKSIAQRAALLAAIGDGTSRLVNFPSSADPQSTLGCLRQLGIVIEKDGEDILVHGKGLGGFSAPDAPLDCGNSGTTMRLIAGLLAGQDFDSVLTGDASLRSRPMERVAKPLRQMGARITLQAGCAPMRIERGPRLHGMEYRLPMPSAQVKSCVLLAGLRAKGRTTVIETLRSRDHTERMLNLAPREAEGVRHISVGGNPSVPARTWLVPNDFSAAAFFMVAGAVAPQGAMLLRKVGLNPTRSALLGVLEEMGARTRIANREESGGEPVGDLHIEASPLRGVRVDGARIPLLIDEIPILAVAGALATGRTEIRDARELRFKETDRIGAMAENLRRLGATVEEFDDGLAVEGPTALHGNIVESRHDHRVAMAMAVAGLMADGETIIEGASCAAVSFPNYWETLASVAS comes from the coding sequence ATGCGCTCGTTTTTTCAAGGCAATCCGTACGATTCCCGCTTCGTGAACATCCGATACGACAAGGCAAGCGACCGGGCTGTGGTGACGCGGTGTATACAAGTGGACGGTATCGTCGATCCGCCGCCCGACAAGTCGATCGCACAACGGGCCGCGCTGCTTGCAGCCATCGGCGACGGAACCTCCCGGCTGGTCAATTTCCCCTCGTCCGCCGATCCGCAATCGACCCTTGGTTGCCTCCGGCAGTTAGGTATCGTTATAGAAAAGGACGGGGAAGACATCCTGGTGCACGGCAAGGGGCTCGGCGGTTTCTCCGCACCCGACGCCCCTCTGGACTGCGGCAACTCGGGCACCACGATGCGCCTTATTGCCGGCCTCCTCGCCGGACAGGATTTCGACAGTGTGCTCACAGGCGACGCATCCCTTCGGAGCCGCCCCATGGAACGTGTGGCAAAGCCACTCCGGCAGATGGGTGCGCGAATCACCTTGCAGGCCGGCTGCGCCCCCATGCGTATCGAGCGCGGGCCCCGGCTGCATGGCATGGAATACCGCCTCCCGATGCCCTCGGCGCAGGTAAAATCCTGCGTACTTCTGGCAGGCCTCCGGGCCAAAGGGCGGACCACGGTCATTGAAACCCTGCGGTCGCGCGACCACACCGAGCGCATGCTGAATCTGGCGCCGCGCGAGGCAGAAGGTGTCCGGCATATTTCCGTCGGGGGAAACCCGTCCGTGCCGGCCCGCACCTGGCTCGTGCCGAACGATTTCTCCGCCGCCGCCTTTTTCATGGTCGCCGGGGCCGTAGCGCCTCAGGGCGCCATGCTTTTGAGAAAAGTCGGGCTGAACCCCACGCGCAGCGCGCTCCTCGGAGTGCTTGAGGAAATGGGCGCCCGTACCCGCATAGCCAACCGGGAGGAATCCGGCGGGGAACCGGTGGGCGACCTCCACATCGAGGCTTCCCCGCTTCGGGGCGTACGCGTGGACGGAGCGCGCATCCCTCTCCTGATCGACGAAATCCCGATCCTTGCGGTGGCGGGCGCCCTGGCGACGGGCCGGACCGAAATACGGGACGCGCGCGAACTGCGTTTCAAGGAAACGGACCGCATCGGCGCAATGGCGGAGAACCTGCGAAGGCTGGGCGCCACCGTGGAAGAATTCGACGACGGATTGGCCGTGGAAGGCCCCACCGCCCTGCACGGAAACATCGTGGAAAGCCGGCACGATCACCGGGTGGCCATGGCCATGGCCGTGGCCGGGCTGATGGCGGACGGAGAAACGATCATCGAGGGTGCTTCCTGCGCGGCGGTGTCGTTCCCGAACTATTGGGAAACGCTTGCCTCGGTGGCTTCATGA
- a CDS encoding twin-arginine translocase TatA/TatE family subunit, translating to MGLGTPEIILIALALLLIFGAKRIPEIARGLGKGMREFKDATKDIQRELTVDIDDRKTTYRPQPPPQAAPQPQAPPAQPPAEQPPAQPAQAAPAPDAAASGPTQAPDQPPQS from the coding sequence ATGGGTCTGGGAACGCCGGAAATCATTCTGATCGCTTTGGCTTTGCTCCTCATATTCGGCGCCAAGCGCATCCCGGAAATTGCCCGCGGGCTCGGCAAGGGCATGCGGGAGTTCAAGGATGCCACCAAGGATATCCAGCGTGAACTCACCGTGGATATAGATGACCGGAAGACCACCTACCGTCCCCAGCCGCCTCCTCAGGCTGCGCCGCAACCCCAGGCTCCTCCTGCCCAACCGCCCGCCGAGCAACCGCCGGCCCAGCCTGCGCAAGCCGCCCCGGCGCCGGATGCCGCTGCTTCCGGGCCCACCCAGGCTCCCGATCAGCCCCCTCAAAGTTGA